A part of Lagopus muta isolate bLagMut1 chromosome 26, bLagMut1 primary, whole genome shotgun sequence genomic DNA contains:
- the TNFAIP8L1 gene encoding tumor necrosis factor alpha-induced protein 8-like protein 1 encodes MGTAPAASALGPAWSGAARGHRARRRTGYRYSCDRARRGPGKINTPSHRRSPCGSGAEMDTFSTKSLALQAQKKLLSKMASKTMANVFIDDTSSEILDELYRATKEYTHNRKEAQKIIKNLIKIVMKLGVLYRNGQFSPEELLVIERFRKKVHTLAMTAVSFHQIDFTFDRRVMSSVLTECRDLLHQAVSSHLTAKSHSRINHVFNHFADYEFLSALYGPAEPYRTHLKRICEGVNKMLEEDNI; translated from the exons ATGGGCACCGCCCCCGCTGCATCCGCGCTCGGCCCCGCTTGGTCCGGAGCAGCCCGGGGGCACCGGGCACGGCGGCGTACGGGGTACCGATACAGCTGTGACCGGGCACGAAGAGGCCCCGGGAAAATAAACACCCCGTCCCACAGGAGGAGCCCCTGTGGCTCTGGTGCAG AGATGGACACCTTCAGCACCAAGAGCTTGGCCTTGCAGGCCCAGAAGAAGCTCTTGAGCAAAATGGCTTCCAAGACCATGGCCAATGTCTTCATTGACGACACAAGCAGCGAGATCTTGGACGAGCTTTATCGAGCCACAAAGGAGTACACCCACAATCGCAAAGAGGCCCAGAAGATCATCAAAAACCTCATCAAGATTGTGATGAAGCTGGGTGTGCTGTACCGCAATGGGCAGTTCAgccctgaggagctgctggtgaTAGAGCGCTTCCGCAAGAAGGTGCACACCTTGGCCATGACAGCGGTCAGCTTCCACCAGATAGACTTTACCTTTGACCGCAGGGTCATGTCAAGTGTGCTGACGGAGTGCCGAGACCTCCTGCACCAGGCTGTCAGCAGCCACCTGACGGCCAAGTCACACTCCCGCATCAACCATGTCTTCAACCACTTTGCAGACTACGAGTTCCTCTCAGCCCTCTACGGGCCAGCCGAGCCCTACCGCACCCACCTGAAGAGGATCTGTGAAGGTGTCAATAAGATGCTGGAGGAGGACAACATTTGA
- the MYDGF gene encoding myeloid-derived growth factor — MAATAPPNRSPPALTPSARRSAGFLFKMAAPCGRSSRWLWATVVPAAVLCLAVRAAEEASTADFDVRPGGEAHSFSRSLGDYTCTFTYSAQGGTNEQWQMNIGVSEDNLLFSCSVWRPQGKSYLFFTQFKSEVKGAKIEYAMAYSQAAVGAQSDIPLKQEEFEITETTVSHREGKFRFELSKLVIVAKTPHDEL; from the exons ATGGCCGCCACGGCGCCCCCTAACCGCTCGCCGCCCGCGCTGACCCCTTCCGCCCGCCGTAGCGCGGGCTTCCTTTTCAAGATGGCGGCGCCCTGCGGTCGGAGCAGTCGGTGGCTGTGGGCCACGGTGGTGCCGGCCGCCGTGCTATGCTTAGCGGTCCGGGCCGCGGAGGAGGCAAGCACAGCTGATTTCGACGTGAGGCCCGGCGGAGAGGCTCACTCTTTCTCCCGGAGCCTG gGAGATTACACCTGCACTTTCACGTACTCTGCTCAGGGAGGAACAAATGAG caATGGCAGATGAACATTGGAGTCAGTGAAGACAACCTGCTCTTCTCCTGCTCTGTCTGGAG GCCCCAAGGGAAGTCTTACCTCTTCTTCACCCAGTTTAAATCAGAAGTGAAAGGAGCCAAGATAGAATACGCCATGGCTTAT TCTCAAGCTGCAGTGGGTGCACAGAGTGACATCCCCTTAAAACAGGAAGAATTCGAAATCACTGAAACGACAG tgTCTCACAGGGAAGGCAAGTTCCGTTTTGAACTGTCGAAACTCGTGATTGTAGCAAAAACTCCCCATGATGAGCTGTGA
- the LOC125685067 gene encoding uncharacterized protein LOC125685067 isoform X2, with amino-acid sequence MGTARNWNLHLLECPGTSLCWLVIVCPAGGSRAALLLSTLRTARRCAALHGSSRNWNLHFMECPGTSLCWPVIVCPAGKGSAHPPLYTHYLLRHKVGFPELISALHGALNAVCPFLSVFSSPPAFPCCVLLALAVPYCVLLPSCFGVPCGILLAICPWPPLLRSLWPLVLAICATFPWPLSLAFFATFPLPSVLAFPTTFSLAFSFGAPGCILFGHCPQPSLPHSLWPLVLASLTAFSLAFGFGVPFHVLFGHCPWPSALAFHAAFSWTLPSILAFPDLFSFVSVLAFSAAFSSGLACDEAFSSVLSLPLPSLCL; translated from the exons atgggaacagcaaggaactgGAATCTGCATCTCTTGGAATGCCCCGGaacctcgctttgctggctggtaattgtctgcccagcag gtggcagcagagctgcgttgctcctgagcactttaaGGACAGCACGGAGATGCGCGGCTCttcatggcagcagcagaaactggAATCTGCATTTCATGGAATGCCCCGGAACCTCGCTTTGCTGGccggtaattgtctgcccagcaggtaagggcagtGCTCACCCACCATTGTAtactcattacttactgaggcacaaggtagggttcccagagctcatttctgcacttcatggtgCCCTGAATGctgtctgtccttttctttctgtgttctcctcacctccagcctttccctgctgtgttctccttgccctcgctgttccctactgcgttctcttgccctcctgttttggcgttccctgtggcattctcttggccatttgcccttggccacctttgctgcgttctctttggcctttggttctggccatctgtgccacattcccttggcctttgtccttggccttctttgccacgttccctttgccttctgttctggCATTCCCTACaacattctctttggccttcagttttggcgcTCCTGGCtgcattctctttggccattgccctcagccttctttgccacattccctttggcctcttgttttggCATCCCTTAcggcgttctctttggcctttggttttggcgttcccttccatgttctctttggccattgcccttggccttCTGCGTTGGCCTTCCATGCAGCGTTCTCATGGACCTTGCCCTCCATTTTGGCCTtccctgatttgttttcttttgtctctgttttggcGTTCTCTGCGGCCTTCTCCTCAGGCCTGGCCTGTGACGAggctttctcttcagtgctctccctgcctttgccttccctttgcctttga